The proteins below come from a single Sphaerochaeta sp. genomic window:
- a CDS encoding EAL domain-containing protein translates to MARERQTVLIVDDEEVNREILRHVLSESFDVLDAENGKVALEVLKAHAEDISMIILDLVMPVMDGLGFLEVYHKMPEWENIPVLVATAQNDSDVGRRCFDLGAWDFISKPYDLPILKLRISSAYARSQLGLMKSLEEANKRLEYTNQHDLLTGLPNRQKFMADCRKMFAEHPDDRFVMIRFDVENFRLINLMFSMESGNTFLKYVANQLVEFGKSRELFCCAHFHADIFVACGKCAREGLVIAAIELFKRKLKSYSIDFNIRPIFGIYMINDARIADPDDIYDKVSLASRQCKRNHLYDKNYEFYVEPLREKLKKIQEYVNIFPRALEEGQFKVYLQPKYELVSNTISGSEALVRWINDQGEMISPGEFIPAFEQNGFILKLDYFMWEQVCKLLSHWLKEGKRPKPISVNISRMDVYNPELVSQIIELVDRYQVPPELFQLELTESAYAENQELIIRTMGRLQEHGFTILMDDFGSGYSSLNVLKDLPIDILKIDLKFLEKSSDPGKARFILDSIIRMSRGMSVPVIAEGVEDERQARFLRSIGCEYAQGYFFARPMPVAEFEKLAFPSQEQENSTRQRMVSSLGEDSTWRVLSSKFQRYFASCNSAMALYTYDGEQLCFLQSNRVLDELFGVKGGQMAFTEDPMSIISSISQADVEDVLSKLSPTNPLAQCEILCNLPEGKDIWLTLQLMFISQIGNQKVLLGMADDITNRKIVLEQMGEFRTETNVTIRKNGVILLIEPDRSVVGRVRNALSANYVVFDVASGGSGLRFLSESFEPVDAILLDCGAPGISCSAFVLHIRSSSVSRIPVIVINGAGVPGADGYLDSSFSPEALLTLLKKVIPQNRVSD, encoded by the coding sequence ATGGCCAGGGAGAGACAGACCGTACTGATCGTCGATGACGAAGAGGTGAACAGAGAGATTCTGCGGCATGTTTTATCGGAGAGTTTTGACGTCTTGGATGCCGAAAACGGCAAGGTCGCTCTGGAAGTTCTGAAAGCTCATGCCGAGGATATTTCGATGATCATTCTGGACCTGGTCATGCCGGTGATGGACGGACTGGGGTTCCTCGAGGTGTACCACAAGATGCCCGAATGGGAGAACATCCCCGTGCTGGTGGCCACCGCGCAGAACGACAGCGATGTTGGCCGGAGATGTTTTGACCTGGGTGCCTGGGACTTCATCAGCAAGCCGTATGATCTTCCTATCCTGAAACTGCGCATCAGTTCGGCCTACGCCCGCAGCCAGCTTGGCTTGATGAAATCGCTTGAGGAAGCCAACAAACGGTTGGAGTACACCAACCAGCATGACTTGCTCACCGGGCTTCCCAACCGCCAGAAATTCATGGCGGATTGCCGCAAGATGTTCGCCGAGCATCCGGATGACCGCTTTGTGATGATCCGCTTTGATGTGGAGAACTTCCGGTTGATCAACTTGATGTTCAGCATGGAGAGCGGCAATACGTTCCTGAAGTACGTTGCCAACCAGCTGGTGGAGTTCGGCAAGAGCAGGGAGTTGTTCTGCTGCGCCCACTTTCATGCGGACATCTTCGTCGCCTGCGGAAAGTGCGCGCGGGAAGGGTTGGTCATCGCGGCGATCGAGCTGTTCAAACGGAAACTGAAAAGCTATTCCATTGATTTCAACATCCGTCCGATCTTCGGCATCTACATGATCAACGATGCGAGGATCGCCGATCCGGATGACATCTACGACAAAGTCAGCCTTGCGTCTCGGCAGTGCAAACGCAACCACCTGTACGATAAGAACTATGAGTTCTACGTGGAACCGCTACGCGAAAAACTGAAGAAAATCCAGGAGTATGTCAACATCTTTCCCCGTGCATTGGAAGAGGGGCAGTTCAAAGTCTACCTCCAGCCGAAATACGAACTGGTCTCCAATACCATCTCGGGCAGCGAAGCGTTGGTCCGGTGGATCAATGACCAGGGGGAGATGATCAGTCCGGGTGAGTTCATCCCCGCATTCGAGCAGAACGGGTTCATCCTGAAGCTGGATTATTTCATGTGGGAGCAGGTCTGCAAGCTGCTCAGCCATTGGCTGAAGGAGGGCAAGCGCCCCAAGCCGATCTCCGTCAACATCTCCCGGATGGATGTGTACAACCCGGAGCTGGTCAGCCAGATCATCGAGCTGGTGGACCGGTACCAGGTTCCGCCTGAGTTGTTCCAGCTGGAACTGACGGAAAGCGCCTACGCGGAGAACCAGGAGTTGATCATCCGGACGATGGGACGCCTGCAGGAGCATGGGTTCACCATCCTGATGGACGATTTCGGCAGCGGGTATTCTTCGTTGAACGTGCTGAAGGACCTGCCCATCGACATTCTGAAGATCGACCTGAAGTTCTTGGAGAAAAGCAGCGATCCGGGAAAAGCCCGGTTCATTTTGGATTCCATCATCCGCATGAGCAGGGGCATGTCCGTTCCGGTCATCGCCGAAGGGGTTGAGGATGAACGCCAGGCGCGGTTTCTCCGAAGCATCGGGTGCGAATACGCCCAAGGCTATTTCTTTGCTCGTCCGATGCCGGTCGCGGAGTTTGAGAAGTTGGCGTTCCCCTCCCAAGAGCAGGAGAATTCCACAAGGCAACGGATGGTTTCCTCTCTGGGGGAGGATTCCACCTGGCGGGTGCTCTCCTCCAAGTTCCAGCGGTATTTCGCCTCCTGCAACAGTGCCATGGCGCTGTATACCTATGACGGCGAGCAGCTCTGCTTCCTGCAGTCCAACCGTGTGCTTGATGAATTGTTCGGCGTAAAGGGTGGGCAGATGGCGTTCACGGAAGACCCCATGAGCATCATCTCTTCCATTTCCCAGGCGGATGTGGAGGACGTGCTCTCCAAACTCTCACCGACCAATCCGTTGGCCCAGTGCGAGATTCTGTGTAATCTTCCGGAGGGCAAGGACATCTGGCTGACCCTGCAGCTGATGTTCATCAGCCAGATCGGCAACCAGAAGGTGCTCCTCGGCATGGCGGATGACATCACCAACCGCAAGATCGTTTTGGAGCAGATGGGTGAGTTCCGGACGGAAACGAACGTCACCATCCGCAAGAACGGTGTCATTTTGCTCATCGAGCCGGATCGCAGTGTCGTGGGACGTGTCCGGAATGCCCTTTCGGCGAATTACGTGGTCTTTGATGTGGCAAGCGGTGGCAGCGGCCTGCGGTTCCTCAGTGAATCGTTCGAGCCGGTGGACGCCATTCTTCTGGATTGTGGAGCGCCGGGCATCAGTTGCTCCGCCTTCGTCCTGCATATCCGTTCTTCGTCCGTCTCGCGTATCCCGGTGATCGTCATCAATGGAGCAGGTGTCCCCGGAGCGGATGGATACCTTGACTCGTCCTTCAGTCCGGAAGCGTTGCTTACCCTTTTGAAAAAGGTGATCCCGCAGAACCGCGTCAGCGATTGA
- the asd gene encoding aspartate-semialdehyde dehydrogenase, whose protein sequence is MEKKIKVAVIGATGAVGQVFMWMLSDHPWFELAYLTASSARVGLKYGATTHWIIPVEMPLNVRNMEIKEFNFEAMKKAGVQIVFSALPAEVAREAEPQLRANGFYVFSNAAAMRYDDDVPILVPEANLEQLSLIEKQGYPNGGFVVTNANCVTTGLTMTLAPLRKFGIKDITVNTYQSVSGAGYPGLSSFDITDNCIPFIKGEEDKIEKEAKKILSINPEIYTYTVRVPVMVGHLEAVWLDFEKNVEVEDVINAWAGFQRIPGLPSSPEQPVTYGSEPTFPQPKYAFWGSPKGMVVYTGRVRKKNNRIGYILLVNNIVKGAAGGSVLNAEAFVTKYGLR, encoded by the coding sequence ATGGAAAAGAAAATCAAAGTCGCCGTCATCGGGGCTACGGGTGCCGTCGGGCAAGTCTTCATGTGGATGCTCTCGGACCATCCTTGGTTCGAATTGGCCTATCTCACTGCGAGTTCCGCACGTGTCGGGCTGAAGTACGGGGCTACGACCCATTGGATCATTCCCGTTGAGATGCCGTTGAATGTCCGGAACATGGAAATCAAGGAATTCAACTTCGAGGCCATGAAGAAGGCCGGGGTGCAGATTGTCTTCTCCGCCCTTCCTGCTGAAGTGGCCCGGGAAGCGGAGCCTCAGCTTCGCGCCAATGGCTTCTACGTTTTCTCCAATGCCGCCGCGATGCGGTACGACGATGATGTGCCCATCTTGGTCCCGGAAGCCAACCTGGAGCAGCTTTCGTTGATCGAGAAACAGGGATATCCGAATGGTGGGTTCGTCGTCACCAACGCCAACTGCGTGACGACAGGGCTTACGATGACCTTGGCGCCGCTGCGCAAGTTCGGCATCAAGGACATCACCGTCAACACCTACCAGAGTGTCAGTGGAGCAGGGTATCCCGGACTGTCGTCGTTCGATATCACGGACAACTGTATCCCGTTCATCAAAGGGGAAGAGGACAAGATCGAGAAGGAAGCGAAGAAGATTCTGTCCATCAACCCGGAGATCTACACCTACACGGTTCGTGTCCCGGTGATGGTCGGACATCTGGAAGCCGTCTGGCTTGATTTTGAGAAGAACGTCGAAGTGGAGGATGTGATCAACGCATGGGCTGGTTTCCAGCGGATTCCTGGCCTTCCGTCCAGCCCGGAGCAACCGGTCACCTATGGTTCCGAGCCCACATTCCCCCAGCCGAAGTATGCGTTCTGGGGTTCTCCGAAGGGGATGGTCGTCTATACCGGACGGGTACGCAAGAAGAACAATCGGATCGGCTACATCCTGCTGGTCAACAACATCGTCAAAGGCGCTGCGGGCGGTTCCGTCCTGAACGCTGAGGCGTTTGTCACGAAATACGGCTTGCGCTGA
- a CDS encoding GNAT family N-acetyltransferase: MHQIVIRKAKGEDAPAMLEFLTVIGSETDNLTFGKEGPRTTLEQERTWLFRSNSLRGCFFLAMEDQTIMGTIQLTAGTRDRTRHVAEMAIAVRKECWGHGVATALFQRAMEWADRRGVTKVNLLVRADNERAKGFYAKCGFVKEGVNQRMFRMNGAYIDGEYWGLLRN, from the coding sequence ATGCATCAGATTGTGATCCGAAAAGCGAAAGGTGAGGATGCTCCGGCAATGCTGGAATTCCTTACCGTGATCGGTTCGGAGACGGATAATCTGACCTTTGGAAAGGAAGGTCCGAGAACCACCTTGGAACAAGAACGTACCTGGTTGTTCCGCAGCAACAGCTTGCGGGGTTGCTTTTTCCTTGCCATGGAAGACCAAACGATCATGGGAACCATCCAGCTTACTGCGGGAACCAGAGATCGGACCCGTCATGTTGCGGAGATGGCGATCGCCGTACGGAAGGAATGCTGGGGTCATGGGGTGGCGACGGCCCTGTTCCAGCGAGCCATGGAATGGGCGGATCGACGGGGCGTGACCAAGGTGAATCTCCTGGTGCGGGCTGACAACGAACGGGCAAAAGGATTCTATGCAAAGTGCGGCTTCGTCAAGGAAGGAGTCAACCAGCGGATGTTCCGGATGAATGGTGCATACATAGACGGGGAGTACTGGGGATTGCTCCGCAATTGA
- a CDS encoding DUF1538 domain-containing protein, with protein MELVKKLKDVLSSVLPIVVVVVICHLFVTPLPPGYFGNFLLGSLYVILGLTLFLLGVDISIVPVGQVIGSKVMEKRSALLLVVVGFVVGFVITYAEPNALVLASQVSLVNQAIQARKLLLMLSLGVGVYIALAFARLVLHIPLKYVLLVSYVVVFVLAFLNPETMVSIGFDSGGSATGPMAVPFIMALGIGAARVQSGSTEMDNFGFVGMQSIGAIIAVLVMGLLVPQGSSATVVPSYPSGHFLSMAGAQFQSVASSMLPLVAVVLFFQFTLLRMPRIQMTRVFVGMVYCFVGMSVFLLGANSGFMPVAFVLGKAMGSLSPAALIVLGLVLGALVVLAEPSVYVLVTQVEEISNNHITKRMMLTFLAAGVSLSVGLGLVKMVFGFSILWVLVPVYLISFILLFTGPGLFGAIAFDSGGVAAGPMAATFILPFFIGSSMVFKGDSFGIIGCVSMAPLITIQMLGVLYQRKLKKQGGGKI; from the coding sequence ATGGAGTTGGTGAAGAAACTGAAGGATGTGCTTTCTTCAGTGTTGCCAATTGTCGTGGTTGTCGTGATCTGCCATCTGTTCGTCACCCCGCTTCCTCCGGGATACTTCGGAAACTTTCTGCTGGGATCGTTGTATGTGATCCTCGGCCTGACGTTGTTTTTGCTCGGTGTGGACATCAGCATCGTGCCGGTCGGACAGGTGATCGGCTCCAAAGTGATGGAAAAACGCAGCGCGTTGCTTCTGGTTGTGGTGGGGTTTGTCGTCGGGTTCGTCATCACCTATGCGGAACCGAACGCGCTGGTCCTCGCTTCCCAGGTTTCGCTGGTAAACCAAGCGATCCAGGCCAGAAAACTGCTTTTGATGCTCTCCTTGGGTGTCGGCGTGTACATCGCGTTGGCCTTCGCCCGCCTGGTGCTCCATATCCCCTTGAAATACGTCCTTTTGGTCAGTTATGTGGTGGTCTTCGTCCTGGCGTTCCTCAATCCGGAGACGATGGTCTCCATTGGGTTTGACAGCGGAGGGTCCGCCACCGGGCCGATGGCCGTCCCGTTCATCATGGCGCTGGGCATCGGCGCCGCGCGGGTGCAGTCGGGGAGCACGGAGATGGATAATTTCGGATTCGTCGGCATGCAGTCCATCGGCGCCATCATTGCGGTGTTGGTCATGGGATTGCTGGTTCCCCAAGGCTCATCCGCCACGGTGGTTCCTTCGTATCCCTCAGGACACTTCCTTTCCATGGCAGGCGCCCAGTTCCAGTCCGTCGCCTCCTCAATGCTTCCGTTGGTGGCGGTGGTGCTGTTCTTCCAGTTCACCCTGCTTCGCATGCCTCGCATCCAGATGACCCGGGTGTTCGTCGGTATGGTGTACTGCTTTGTCGGCATGTCGGTGTTTTTGTTGGGGGCGAACAGCGGCTTCATGCCGGTCGCCTTCGTGTTGGGGAAAGCGATGGGTTCCCTCTCCCCGGCGGCGTTGATCGTCCTGGGATTGGTGCTTGGCGCGCTGGTGGTGCTGGCCGAGCCTTCCGTCTACGTCCTGGTCACCCAGGTGGAGGAGATCAGCAACAACCACATCACCAAACGGATGATGCTGACGTTCCTCGCCGCGGGCGTTTCCCTGTCGGTGGGGCTTGGACTGGTGAAGATGGTCTTTGGCTTCTCCATCCTGTGGGTTCTTGTCCCGGTGTATCTCATCTCGTTCATTCTGTTGTTCACCGGACCAGGATTGTTCGGTGCCATTGCGTTTGACAGCGGCGGAGTGGCCGCAGGCCCCATGGCCGCCACGTTCATCCTGCCGTTCTTCATCGGATCTTCCATGGTGTTCAAGGGAGATTCGTTCGGCATCATCGGCTGTGTATCCATGGCGCCGCTCATCACCATTCAGATGCTTGGCGTCCTGTACCAGCGGAAACTGAAAAAGCAAGGAGGAGGCAAGATATGA
- a CDS encoding penicillin-binding protein activator LpoB, whose translation MKNRNAFVVLCVIALILAGCTTTKVKRLSENTKMDLSGRWNDTDIQLISNSMIQDCLKGSWIKAKTKSGGKPVVIIGVVENRSSEHIDTTIISKKLEAALVNSGKVLTVNDFENRDLLVSEREYQEENATKKTAKVSGKETGADYMLLGSVKTNLDQEGKKSVRTYYVSLELVNIETGVKVWMNEDSIKKYIERDAYRF comes from the coding sequence ATGAAGAACAGAAACGCGTTTGTGGTGCTCTGCGTAATTGCCTTGATTCTGGCCGGATGCACGACGACGAAGGTCAAACGGCTCAGTGAAAACACCAAGATGGATCTTTCCGGCAGATGGAATGACACGGACATCCAGTTGATCAGCAATTCAATGATCCAGGATTGTCTGAAAGGGAGCTGGATCAAGGCGAAGACGAAGAGCGGCGGCAAGCCGGTGGTGATCATCGGGGTGGTGGAGAACCGTTCCAGCGAACATATTGACACGACGATCATCAGCAAAAAGCTGGAGGCGGCGTTGGTGAACAGTGGAAAGGTTTTGACGGTCAACGATTTCGAAAACCGTGACCTGCTAGTCTCTGAACGGGAATACCAGGAGGAAAACGCCACCAAGAAGACGGCCAAGGTTTCCGGCAAGGAGACCGGTGCCGACTACATGCTCCTCGGATCGGTGAAAACCAACCTGGACCAGGAAGGGAAGAAATCGGTCAGAACCTACTATGTCAGCCTGGAACTGGTCAACATTGAAACGGGCGTCAAGGTGTGGATGAACGAGGATTCGATCAAGAAATACATCGAGCGGGATGCCTATCGGTTCTGA